One part of the Phoenix dactylifera cultivar Barhee BC4 chromosome 4, palm_55x_up_171113_PBpolish2nd_filt_p, whole genome shotgun sequence genome encodes these proteins:
- the LOC120110676 gene encoding protein GrpE-like translates to MESSQSKAVFRVQVYKIPPDLNDYTRLRSSRSMASSLATKDATLSEEDHILRIIVDFDNFRKRTEKEGLSLMTKAQGQVIESLLPVLDNFERDKTQIKVETGRRKKVHNSYQSTYKQFLEILSSLGVEGVESVGNPFDPLESMEFEEGIIIQEFRKGFELSERLLHPSMVKVSAGPGPAKPDNGGSPADEDNGEASQESTKQGGDSD, encoded by the exons ATGGAATCCAGCCAGTCTAAGGCCGTCTTCCGGGTCCAAGTATATAAGATTCCACCAGATCTTAATGATTATACCCGCCTCAGAAGTTCAAGATCAATGGCTTCCTCCCTTGCAACCAAAGATGCTACTTTGTCCGAAGAAGACCACATTCTTAGGATCATTGTGGACTTTGACAACTTCAGGAAAAGAACGGAGAAAGAAGGGCTTTCTTTGATGACAAAAGCGCAAGGACAAGTTATAGAAAGCTTATTGCCTGTTCTAGACAATTTTGAAAGAGATAAAACTCAGATAAAGGTGGAGacagggagaagaaaaaaagtacACAACAGTTATCAGAGCACCTACAAACAGTTTTTGGAGATTTTGAGCTCATTGGGTGTTGAAGGGGTGGAAAGTGTCGGCAATCCATTTGATCCTTTG GAATCAATGGAGTTTGAAGAAGGCATTATAATTCAAGAATTTCGTAAGGGGTTCGAACTCAGTGAAAGGCTCTTGCATCCATCGATGGTGAAGGTATCGGCAGGACCAGGCCCCGCAAAGCCTGACAATGGAGGCTCACCAGCAGATGAAGACAATGGAGAAGCAAGTCAAGAAAGCACCAAGCAAGGTGGAGATTCTGATTAA
- the LOC103716822 gene encoding thiamine thiazole synthase 2, chloroplastic-like yields MATMATSTLAAKPKTSFVDHYHSSFSGLILPSRVSATRSHSSPSLSISASAAAPRYDLNSIRFNPIKESIVSREMTRRYMTDMITHADTDVVIIGAGSAGLSCAYELSKDPSVRVAIVEQSVSPGGGAWLGGQLFSAMVVRKPAHLFLDELGIPYDEQDSYVVIKHAALFTSTIMSRLLARPNVKLFNAVAAEDLIVKEGRVAGVVTNWALVSMNHDTQSCMDPNVMEAKVVVSSCGHDGPFGATGVKRLKDIGMIDSVPGMKALDMNSAEDAIVRLTREIVPGMIVTGMEVAEIDGAPRMGPTFGAMMISGQKAAHLALKALGRPNALDGIGWAEKVHPEMVLASSEGGDVVDA; encoded by the exons ATGGCGACTATGGCCACCTCCACCCTCGCGGCGAAGCCCAAAACCTCCTTCGTCGACCACTACCACTCCTCCTTCAGCGGCCTCATCCTCCCCTCGCGCGTCTCCGCCACCCGCTCCCACAGTTCCCCCAGCCTCTCCAtctccgcctccgccgccgcccccaGGTATGACCTCAACTCCATCCGCTTCAACCCTATTAAAGAATCGATCGTCTCCCGGGAGATGACCAGGAGATACATGACGGACATGATCACCCACGCCGACACCGACGTCGTCATCATCGGCGCCGGGTCCGCCGGGCTCTCCTGCGCGTACGAGCTCTCCAAGGACCCCTCCGTCCGCGTCGCCATCGTGGAGCAGTCCGTCTCCCCCGGCGGCGGCGCCTGGCTCGGCGGCCAGCTCTTCTCCGCCATGGTCGTCCGCAAGCCCGCCCACCTCTTCCTCGACGAGCTCGGCATCCCCTACGACGAGCAGGACTCGTACGTCGTGATCAAGCACGCGGCGCTCTTCACCTCCACCATCATGAGCCGCCTCCTCGCCCGCCCCAACGTCAAGCTCTTCAACGCCGTGGCGGCGGAGGACCTCATCGTGAAGGAAGGGAGGGTCGCCGGTGTGGTGACTAACTGGGCCTTGGTGTCGATGAACCACGACACCCAGTCGTGCATGGATCCGAACGTGATGGAGGCCAAGGTGGTGGTGAGCTCCTGCGGACACGACGGCCCCTTCGGAGCTACCGGTGTGAAGCGGTTGAAGGACATCGGAATGATCGACTCAGTCCCGGGGATGAAGGCCCTCGACATGAACTCGGCGGAGGATGCCATCGTCCGCCTCACCAGGGAGATCGTTCCCGGCATGATCGTCACCGGCATGGAGGTCGCCGAGATAGACGGCGCCCCCAGAATG GGGCCGACGTTTGGGGCGATGATGATATCTGGGCAGAAGGCGGCGCACCTGGCGCTGAAGGCGTTGGGGAGGCCGAACGCCTTGGATGGGATCGGCTGGGCGGAGAAGGTGCACCCGGAGATGGTGCTGGCCTCGTCGGAGGGCGGGGATGTCGTTGATGCTTAA